A genomic window from Nicotiana sylvestris chromosome 11, ASM39365v2, whole genome shotgun sequence includes:
- the LOC104221871 gene encoding (S)-8-oxocitronellyl enol synthase ISY1-like, which yields MSWWWSGAIGAAKKKIDQDDAPIQKYQSVALIIGVTGIVGNSLAEILPLSDTPGGPWKVYGVARRPRPSWNADHPIEYIQCDISNPEDSQSKLTLFSDVTHVFYVTWASRSTEIENCETNGEMFKNVLNAIIPNCPNLSHICLQTGRKHYHGPFELFGKVGHDTPHHEGLPRLPVPNFYYTLEDILFEEVKKKEKLTWSVHRPGLIFGFSPYSLMNIIATLCVYAAICKHEGLKLKFPGVKSAWDGYSDCSDAELIAEHQIWASVNPNAKNEAFDVSNGDVFKWKHLWGILAEEFEVEAEEFDEKKKRWRLEEMMKDKGEIWDEIVKENGLVPNKLEQVGGWWFVDIVLSGECPLDTMNKSKEHGFLGFRNSKNAFISWIDKVKAYKIVP from the exons ATGAGCTGGTGGTGGTCTGGAGCTATAGGCGCTGCCAAG AAAAAAATCGATCAAGATGATGCCCCAATACAGAAGTATCAAAGCGTTGCACTAATCATCGGAGTCACCGGCATCGTCGGCAACAGCCTCGCCGAGATCCTCCCTCTCTCCGACACCCCCGGTGGTCCTTGGAAGGTCTACGGCGTCGCTCGCCGTCCTAGACCGTCCTGGAACGCCGACCACCCTATTGAGTACATCCAATGCGACATCTCAAACCCTGAAGATTCGCAATCCAAACTCACTCTTTTCTCTGACGTCACTCACGTTTTCTACGTGACTTGGGCCAGTCGATCCACAGAGATCGAAAACTGTGAAACCAATGGGGAAATGTTCAAAAATGTACTGAATGCTATTATTCCCAATTGCCCCAATTTGTCTCACATCTGTTTGCAAACGGGTCGAAAACACTATCACGGCCCGTTTGAATTGTTCGGAAAAGTAGGACATGATACCCCACATCACGAGGGTTTGCCCCGTTTACCCGTACCCAATTTCTACTACACTCTTGAGGATATTTTATTTGAGGaggtgaaaaagaaagaaaaattaacaTGGTCAGTTCATAGGCCCGGGTTGATATTTGGGTTTTCACCCTATAGCTTAATGAATATTATTGCAACTCTGTGTGTTTATGCAGCTATATGTAAACATGAGGGGTTGAAATTGAAATTTCCAGGAGTTAAATCAGCGTGGGACGGGTACTCGGACTGTTCAGATGCGGAATTAATTGCAGAGCATCAAATATGGGCGTCAGTGAATCCTAATGCAAAGAATGAGGCATTTGATGTAAGCAATGGGGATGTGTTTAAGTGGAAGCATTTGTGGGGGATATTAGCTGAGGAATTTGAAGTGGAAGCTGAAGAATTTgatgaaaagaagaagagatgGAGATTGGAGGAGATGATGAAGGATAAAGGAGAAATTTGGGATGAGATTGTGAAGGAGAATGGATTGGTGCCTAATAAATTAGAGCAAGTTGGAGGTTGGTGGTTTGTTGATATTGTTCTTAGTGGAGAGTGTCCTTTGGATACTATGAACAAGAGTAAAGAACATGGCTTTTTGGGTTTTAGGAACTCCAAAAATGCCTTCATTTCATGGATTGATAAAGTGAAAGCCTACAAAATTGTCCCTTAA